One window of Manihot esculenta cultivar AM560-2 chromosome 17, M.esculenta_v8, whole genome shotgun sequence genomic DNA carries:
- the LOC110604447 gene encoding cysteine-rich receptor-like protein kinase 25 encodes MILFNLFMTLVLIFMRFLICATSAAALTYSVHFCSNTTIFTPNSTYQVNLDSVLSALSSNATSSNGFYNSAAGREPPDVVYGLFLCRGDIPSVTCRECVDTAAKEIIRRCPREKESYIWYEECLLRYNNQSIFSIIREVPSFDLPDPENVTEPERFNQLLASTMNSLASKAASQSFKKFATDEENFTSSQTLYSLVQCTPDLSEYLCNRCFQSAIAALPMCCTGKRGGKVLLPSCIIRYELFPFYRINTTIPAPSPSTTKDKGKSRIPTQLIAAIIAPVVISLVLLALGICFLRRRAMKKYNALEEQNVGDEITNINSLQFDLATIRYATNNFSDDKKIGEGGFGAVYKGKLYNGQEIAVKRLSRNSGQGATEFKNEVMLVAKLQHKNLVQLLGFCLDRQEKILVYEYVANGSLDYFLFDTEKQGQLNWPTRYKIIEGIARGLLYLQEDSRLRIIHRDLKASNILLDEDMNAKISDFGMARIFGADQTQANTRRVVGTFGYMAPEYAMHGHYSVKSDVYSFGVLILEIKSGKKNSSFCQADGAEDLLSYAWKHWCEETTLQFMDPVLRNSYKRNEITKCIHIGLLCVQENPGGRPTMKSIIIMHSSSSIVLPLPEQPGLFLHSGTEMKTQSEELDSVQSIQLSANEMSVTEIYPR; translated from the exons ATGATTCTCTTCAATCTCTTCATGACCCTTGTGTTGATTTTCATGCGATTCTTGATTTGTGCAACCAGTGCAGCAGCCCTTACTTACAGCGTCCACTTTTGCTCAAATACAACTATTTTCACCCCCAATAGCACTTACCAGGTCAATCTCGACTCCGTCCTCTCTGCTCTTTCCTCCAACGCCACAAGCAGCAACGGGTTCTACAACTCTGCTGCTGGCAGAGAACCTCCTGATGTTGTGTACGGCCTCTTTCTCTGCCGTGGCGACATCCCTTCAGTTACCTGTCGAGAATGCGTCGATACAGCGGCCAAAGAGATAATCCGTCGTTGTCCCAGAGAAAAGGAATCTTATATTTGGTATGAAGAATGTTTATTACGTTATAATAACCAGTCTATTTTCTCCATCATCAGAGAAGTGCCCAGCTTTGACCTGCCTGATCCAGAGAACGTTACGGAACCTGAACGCTTCAATCAGTTGTTAGCCAGTACAATGAACAGTTTAGCTTCAAAAGCAGCATCACAATCTTTTAAAAAGTTTGCAACTGATGAAGAAAATTTTACTAGTTCTCAAACACTTTACAGTCTAGTGCAGTGCACGCCAGATCTTTCCGAGTACCTTTGCAATAGATGTTTTCAATCTGCAATAGCTGCTCTTCCCATGTGCTGCACTGGGAAACGAGGTGGAAAGGTTCTGCTTCCAAGCTGTATTATTAGATATGAACTGTTTCCCTTCTACAGAATCAATACTACCATTCCAGCACCCTCACCGTCAACAACAAAAGATaaag GAAAAAGTAGGATACCAACACAGTTAATTGCAGCCATTATTGCTCCTGTAGTTATATCCTTAGTGCTACTGGCCCTGGGCATTTGTTTTCTAAGAAGGAGAGCAATGAAGAAATACAATGCATTGGAAGAACAAAATG TTGGGGATGAAATTACAAATATAAACTCCTTGCAATTTGATTTGGCCACAATTCGGTATGCCACAAACAACTTCTCTGATGACAAGAAGATAGGTGAAGGTGGATTTGGTGCAGTGTACAAG GGTAAACTGTATAATGGGCAAGAAATAGCCGTGAAGAGGCTATCAAGGAACTCTGGGCAAGGTGCAACAGAATTTAAGAATGAGGTTATGTTGGTAGCTAAGCTTCAGCACAAAAATCTGGTGCAGCTGCTGGGATTTTGCCTAGATAGACAAGAGAAGATCCTTGTATATGAATATGTGGCTAATGGAAGCCTTGACTACTTTCTATTTG ACACTGAAAAACAAGGACAACTGAATTGGCCAACACGGTATAAGATTATCGAAGGCATTGCTCGGGGTCTGCTTTACCTTCAAGAAGACTCGAGGCTAAGAATTATCCATCGTGATCTCAAAGCTAGCAACATTTTGTTAGATGAGGATATGAATGCGAAGATATCAGATTTTGGCATGGCAAGAATTTTTGGAGCAGATCAAACGCAAGCAAATACAAGAAGAGTTGTTGGTACCTT TGGATACATGGCTCCGGAGTATGCAATGCATGGACATTACTCTGTGAAGTCTGATGTATACAGTTTTGGAGTCTTAATTCTCGAGATAAAAAGCGGCAAAAAGAACAGTTCTTTTTGCCAAGCAGATGGAGCTGAGGACCTCTTGAGCTAT GCATGGAAACATTGGTGCGAAGAGACAACGCTGCAATTTATGGATCCAGTTCTGAGAAATTCGTACAAAAGAAACGAGATAACTAAATGCATCCATATTGGATTATTGTgtgttcaagaaaatccaggaGGTAGACCTACCATGAAATCAATTATTATAATGCACAGCAGTTCCTCCATTGTTTTGCCACTGCCAGAACAACCTGGACTTTTTCTCCACAGTGGAACAGAGATGAAAACACAATCAGAGGAACTGGACTCTGTTCAATCAATCCAATTATCTG
- the LOC110604443 gene encoding cysteine-rich receptor-like protein kinase 25, whose product MDSFNIFINLLLTIVLCFFNLLDGADIVYLYTYCPKATISPVNSIYDKNINSLVSSLSSNSTQKNGFYNATAGQDPSTKVYGLYLCRGDVAQDVCQDCVATASKEIIRRCPRNNESIIYYDECMLRYSNESFFSQVQYRPWLRMWNTQNVSEVERFMKLLEKTMNDTAARAANDRSGSGKMFSTGEVNFTSFQSLYTLVQCTWDLSAQACNSCLHEAIARLPRCCDGKQGGRTIFPSCNVRYELYRFYRVEATAPAPSPVPVLLPPAPKPRGKSRISTGTIIAVVAPIVVSVLLFAIGCCFLVRKSRKKFSPTQEDRSDGDEISTVESLQFDFGVIEAATNKFSQENKLGEGGFGVVYKGILPSGQEIAVKRLSLYSGQGLEEFKNEVVVVAKLQHRNLVRLLGFCVEGEEKMLIYEFVPNKSLDYFLFDPEKQGLLDWSRRYKILGGIARGILYLHEDSRLRIIHRDLKTSNILLDAEMNSKISDFGMARILGVDQTQDNTNRIVGTYGYLSPEYAIHGRYSLKSDIYSFGVIVLEIISGKKISSFDQSDDAEDLLSCAWKHWSEGTALQFLDKNLIDSYSKNEVMRCIQLGLLCVQENPAERPTMGTIVLMLDSYSVTLPMPQKPAFFLHSETNQWKELGSHQTTSKSMPYSVDEASITEVQPR is encoded by the exons ATGGATTCCTTCAATATCTTCATAAACCTTTTGTTAACCATCGTACTTTGCTTCTTCAACCTCCTCGATGGAGCAGACATCGTCTATTTGTACACATATTGTCCAAAAGCAACCATTTCCCCAGTAAACAGTATCTACGACAAAAATATAAACTCCCtggtttcttctctttcttccaaTTCCACGCAAAAGAATGGATTCTACAACGCCACCGCTGGTCAAGACCCATCCACCAAGGTCTACGGCCTCTACCTTTGTCGTGGGGATGTTGCGCAAGACGTCTGCCAAGATTGTGTAGCGACTGCAAGCAAAGAGATCATTCGAAGATGCCCCAGAAACAACGAATCCATCATTTACTATGACGAGTGTATGTTACGCTATTCCAACGAATCATTCTTCTCTCAAGTGCAGTATCGCCCCTGGCTACGAATGTGGAACACCCAGAATGTAAGTGAGGTAGAGAGATTCATGAAGTTGTTGGAGAAAACAATGAATGATACAGCAGCACGGGCAGCGAATGATCGGTCCGGCTCTGGCAAGATGTTTTCCACTGGAGAAGTGAATTTCACGAGTTTTCAGTCTTTGTATACACTTGTGCAGTGCACATGGGATTTATCAGCTCAGGCGTGTAATTCTTGTCTCCATGAGGCCATCGCTAGGCTTCCCAGGTGCTGTGATGGGAAGCAAGGGGGCAGGACTATATTCCCCAGCTGCAACGTTAGATATGAACTGTACAGGTTTTATCGAGTTGAGGCGACCGCCCCAGCGCCGTCGCCAGTACCAGTGCTTCTCCCTCCAGCTCCAAAGCCTAGAG GGAAGAGTCGCATTTCTACGGGAACCATAATTGCCGTTGTTGCTCCAATTGTTGTCTCTGTTCTTCTTTTTGCCATTGGTTGCTGTTTCCTAGTAAGGAAATCAAGGAAGAAGTTCAGTCCTACTCAAGAAGATCGAAGTG ATGGGGATGAGATTTCAACTGTAGAGTCCCTGCAATTTGATTTTGGCGTTATAGAAGCTGCCACGAACAAGTTTTCTCAAGAAAACAAGTTAGGTGAAGGTGGATTTGGAGTGGTTTACAAG GGCATACTTCCTAGTGGACAGGAAATTGCTGTGAAGAGGCTGTCTTTATACTCAGGGCAAGGTCTAGAAGAATTTAAGAATGAGGTTGTGGTGGTGGCCAAACTACAACACAGAAATCTTGTGAGGCTATTAGGATTTTGCGTGGAAGGAGAAGAAAAGATGCTCATCTATGAATTTGTTCCCAACAAAAGCCTTGATTACTTCCTTTTTG ATCCTGAAAAACAAGGACTCTTAGATTGGTCAAGACGTTACAAGATTTTAGGAGGAATAGCTCGAGGAATTCTTTATCTCCATGAAGATTCTCGGCTTAGAATTATACATCGGGATCTCAAAACTAGCAATATATTGCTAGATGCAGAAATGAACtcaaaaatttcagattttggaaTGGCTAGGATTTTAGGAGTAGATCAAACTCAGGACAATACGAACAGAATTGTCGGAACATA TGGTTATTTATCTCCTGAGTATGCTATCCACGGTCGATATTCTTTGAAGTCTGACATCTATAGTTTTGGTGTTATTGTTCTGGAGATTATAAGCGGCAAGAAGATTAGTTCATTTGATCAATCAGACGATGCTGAGGACCTATTGAGCTGT GCATGGAAACACTGGAGCGAAGGAACAGCCTTGCAATTTTTGGATAAGAATTTAATAGATTCTTATTCGAAAAATGAGGTGATGAGATGCATACAACTTGGTTTATTATgtgttcaagaaaatccagctgAGAGGCCTACAATGGGAACAATAGTTCTCATGCTGGATAGCTACTCTGTCACTCTTCCAATGCCTCAAAAACCAGCATTTTTTCTTCATAGTGAAACAAATCAGTGGAAAGAATTGGGATCACATCAAACTACAAGCAAGTCTATGCCATATTCCGTAGATGAGGCCTCAATCACTGAAGTACAGCCTCGGTAG